One part of the Lotus japonicus ecotype B-129 chromosome 2, LjGifu_v1.2 genome encodes these proteins:
- the LOC130740376 gene encoding uncharacterized protein LOC130740376 isoform X1, with translation MDASLPKRVRLLNNIPTFAGDSQEYIDGSLSKRLCLLNINLHFFSENTIKYFAKTTEDLQLDGNMLKWRNLMPEIIPIEGNHDLVVLYMNYFLQLECLIDTTSIDAQVLNVLPKLVELALEEMDNLKELCNGPFPSDFLQRLEWLFIRKCKYLQGILFKSRLNLCNLKTLELYTCSTLESLFQLSTCRSLVLLETLSILDCEQLKNIITCERTEEEWGDEIVDYKNHCSMFPNLKYLCIIDCPQLQVILPLISTLGAQLLEKIHISDCEELKYIFGQCQHEHKCKSLHQEVKDGVLGSLKSIQLIKLPNFIDIFPVCDNPPVKRSSTRDISTSQIQPKPIKCNIFPWKYSHKPRIATRTEISLDSEDKPQDCSISLGSSLYDFHLWQHAQPLFRHSQNLCNITEINVCNVSKIKSIFIVSIARAMLLEKLSIKECDELKHIIIGIDDCGDVFPKLKDLEVRDCENLEYIFGHYSLDNQNREDINLHLPSLRRFIAEKLFNFIGICSENYWITLPPLTLFELIECPKYSKKSIGDFFDRLDSRHIKDWREYEKHFLTLEFLRVLGNSKVENIFFLDEMIRQPVRLGVLTINLSNLPHMTCLYVGPKNSFILQNLETITIVQCEKLETIFSRDGREARTHGHPTRPDPISWVKTRVKWVRVRVRVLPDHFRVRVWVWPNPHPNPTRTRICISET, from the exons ATGGATGCTTCGCTGCCTAAACGAGTGCGTCTTCTAAACAATATACCTACATTTGCTGGTGACTCACAAGAGTACATAGATGGTTCTCTATCAAAACGATTGTGTCTTTTGAACATTAATCTTCACTTTTTCTCAGAAAATACAATCAAGTATTTTGCAAAAACGACAGAGGATCTACAATTAGATGGAAATATGCTAAAATGGAGAAATCTAATGCCTGAAATTATTCCAATAGAAGGTAACCATGATCTAGTTGTGCTTTAtatgaattattttttacaaCTAGAGTGTCTCATTGACACTACGAGTATTGATGCTCAAGTACTAAATGTCTTGCCTAAGTTGGTTGAACTAGCACttgaagaaatggataatttgaaagaattgTGCAATGGTCCATTTCCCTCTGACTTTTTGCAGCGTTTAGAGTGGTTGTTTATACGTAAATGTAAATATTTGCAAGGCATATTGTTTAAGAGCAGACTAAACTTGTGCAATCTTAAGACCCTGGAATTATACACTTGTTCGACACTGGAATCCCTATTTCAATTGTCAACTTGTCGAAGCTTAGTGTTGTTGGAGACCTTGAGTATCTTGGATTGCGAGCAACTGAAAAACATAATAACATGTGAAAGAACAGAGGAGGAATGGGGAGATGAAATAGTTGATTACAAGAACCATTGCTCAATGTTTCCCAATCTAAAATATCTTTGTATCATAGATTGTCCCCAATTACAAGTTATACTTCCATTAATTTCTACTCTAGGTGCTCAACTACTAGAAAAAATCCACATATCAGATTGTGAAGAGCTGAAGTATATATTTGGCCAGTGCCAGCATGAACATAAATGCAAGAGTTTACATCAAGAAGTGAAGGATGGTGTACTTGGTTCACTGAAAAGCATACAACTCATAAAGTTGCCAAATTTCATAGACATTTTCCCAGTATGTGATAATCCTCCCGTGAAGAGGTCATCTACCAGAGATATTTCCACGTCACAAATACAACCAAAGCCCATCAAATGCAATATCTTTCCTTGGAAGTATAGCCATAAACCAAGGATCGCCACAAGAACGGAAATCTCATTGGATTCTGAGGATAAACCACAAGACTGCTCAATCTCATTG GGATCAAGCTTGTACGATTTTCACCTTTGGCAACATGCTCAACCTCTATTTAGACATTCACAAAATTTGTGCAATATCACAGAAATTAATGTATGCAATGTTTCGAAGATAAAATCGATATTTATCGTGTCTATTGCTCGAGCAATGTTGTTGGAAAAATTGAGCATCAAGGAATGTGATGAGTTGAAGCACATAATAATAGGCATTGATGATTGTGGTGATGTCTTCCCAAAACTCAAAGATCTCGAAGTAAGAGATTGTGAAAATTTGGAATATATATTTGGACACTACTCTCTTGACAACCAAAACCGAGAGGACAttaatcttcatcttccatctCTAAGACGTTTTATTGCTGAAAAACTGTTTAATTTCATCGGCATATGTTCAGAAAACTATTGGATTACATTGCCACCTTTAACATTGTTTGAGCTCATTGAGTGTCCCAAGTACTCCAAAAAATCTATTGGTGATTTCTTTGATCGATTGGATTCAAGACATATCAAG GATTGGAGAGAGTACGAGAAGCATTTTCTCACTTTGGAATTTCTCAGGGTACTTGGTAACTCGAAAGtcgaaaatatttttttccttgaTGAAATGATAAGGCAACCGGTGAGATTAGGGGTTCTAACAATTAACCTGAGTAACTTGCCTCATATGACATGTCTTTATGTGGGCCCTAAAAATTCTTTTATCCTCCAAAACCTGGAAACGATAACAATTGTGCAATGTGAAAAATTAGAAACAATATTTTCtagggatggcagagaagcccgaacccatgggcacccgacccgacccgacccgatttcttgggtgaaaacccgagttaaatgggttcgggttcgggttcgggttttacccgatcactttcgggttcgggtttgggtttggccaaacccgcacccgaaccctacccgaacccggatctgtataagtgaaacctaa
- the LOC130740376 gene encoding uncharacterized protein LOC130740376 isoform X2, with the protein MLKWRNLMPEIIPIEGNHDLVVLYMNYFLQLECLIDTTSIDAQVLNVLPKLVELALEEMDNLKELCNGPFPSDFLQRLEWLFIRKCKYLQGILFKSRLNLCNLKTLELYTCSTLESLFQLSTCRSLVLLETLSILDCEQLKNIITCERTEEEWGDEIVDYKNHCSMFPNLKYLCIIDCPQLQVILPLISTLGAQLLEKIHISDCEELKYIFGQCQHEHKCKSLHQEVKDGVLGSLKSIQLIKLPNFIDIFPVCDNPPVKRSSTRDISTSQIQPKPIKCNIFPWKYSHKPRIATRTEISLDSEDKPQDCSISLGSSLYDFHLWQHAQPLFRHSQNLCNITEINVCNVSKIKSIFIVSIARAMLLEKLSIKECDELKHIIIGIDDCGDVFPKLKDLEVRDCENLEYIFGHYSLDNQNREDINLHLPSLRRFIAEKLFNFIGICSENYWITLPPLTLFELIECPKYSKKSIGDFFDRLDSRHIKDWREYEKHFLTLEFLRVLGNSKVENIFFLDEMIRQPVRLGVLTINLSNLPHMTCLYVGPKNSFILQNLETITIVQCEKLETIFSRDGREARTHGHPTRPDPISWVKTRVKWVRVRVRVLPDHFRVRVWVWPNPHPNPTRTRICISET; encoded by the exons ATGCTAAAATGGAGAAATCTAATGCCTGAAATTATTCCAATAGAAGGTAACCATGATCTAGTTGTGCTTTAtatgaattattttttacaaCTAGAGTGTCTCATTGACACTACGAGTATTGATGCTCAAGTACTAAATGTCTTGCCTAAGTTGGTTGAACTAGCACttgaagaaatggataatttgaaagaattgTGCAATGGTCCATTTCCCTCTGACTTTTTGCAGCGTTTAGAGTGGTTGTTTATACGTAAATGTAAATATTTGCAAGGCATATTGTTTAAGAGCAGACTAAACTTGTGCAATCTTAAGACCCTGGAATTATACACTTGTTCGACACTGGAATCCCTATTTCAATTGTCAACTTGTCGAAGCTTAGTGTTGTTGGAGACCTTGAGTATCTTGGATTGCGAGCAACTGAAAAACATAATAACATGTGAAAGAACAGAGGAGGAATGGGGAGATGAAATAGTTGATTACAAGAACCATTGCTCAATGTTTCCCAATCTAAAATATCTTTGTATCATAGATTGTCCCCAATTACAAGTTATACTTCCATTAATTTCTACTCTAGGTGCTCAACTACTAGAAAAAATCCACATATCAGATTGTGAAGAGCTGAAGTATATATTTGGCCAGTGCCAGCATGAACATAAATGCAAGAGTTTACATCAAGAAGTGAAGGATGGTGTACTTGGTTCACTGAAAAGCATACAACTCATAAAGTTGCCAAATTTCATAGACATTTTCCCAGTATGTGATAATCCTCCCGTGAAGAGGTCATCTACCAGAGATATTTCCACGTCACAAATACAACCAAAGCCCATCAAATGCAATATCTTTCCTTGGAAGTATAGCCATAAACCAAGGATCGCCACAAGAACGGAAATCTCATTGGATTCTGAGGATAAACCACAAGACTGCTCAATCTCATTG GGATCAAGCTTGTACGATTTTCACCTTTGGCAACATGCTCAACCTCTATTTAGACATTCACAAAATTTGTGCAATATCACAGAAATTAATGTATGCAATGTTTCGAAGATAAAATCGATATTTATCGTGTCTATTGCTCGAGCAATGTTGTTGGAAAAATTGAGCATCAAGGAATGTGATGAGTTGAAGCACATAATAATAGGCATTGATGATTGTGGTGATGTCTTCCCAAAACTCAAAGATCTCGAAGTAAGAGATTGTGAAAATTTGGAATATATATTTGGACACTACTCTCTTGACAACCAAAACCGAGAGGACAttaatcttcatcttccatctCTAAGACGTTTTATTGCTGAAAAACTGTTTAATTTCATCGGCATATGTTCAGAAAACTATTGGATTACATTGCCACCTTTAACATTGTTTGAGCTCATTGAGTGTCCCAAGTACTCCAAAAAATCTATTGGTGATTTCTTTGATCGATTGGATTCAAGACATATCAAG GATTGGAGAGAGTACGAGAAGCATTTTCTCACTTTGGAATTTCTCAGGGTACTTGGTAACTCGAAAGtcgaaaatatttttttccttgaTGAAATGATAAGGCAACCGGTGAGATTAGGGGTTCTAACAATTAACCTGAGTAACTTGCCTCATATGACATGTCTTTATGTGGGCCCTAAAAATTCTTTTATCCTCCAAAACCTGGAAACGATAACAATTGTGCAATGTGAAAAATTAGAAACAATATTTTCtagggatggcagagaagcccgaacccatgggcacccgacccgacccgacccgatttcttgggtgaaaacccgagttaaatgggttcgggttcgggttcgggttttacccgatcactttcgggttcgggtttgggtttggccaaacccgcacccgaaccctacccgaacccggatctgtataagtgaaacctaa
- the LOC130740375 gene encoding protein GRIP, with translation MASDEGDNSVGMTEVHAEVSVSSIPEEDLRDVNHKYKDGSNVNLILENGFSDGKEGQVDDTHDELLQMAVDLRFQNEFLKSQFEGFSNVNTVPSGFNTEKGVGDREDGESDIVKELQERLELLNKEFLEEKQTRIASEEALKHLQVAYSEAEAQAQKLSEKLVEAQTKLEQEIKEREEKYSELDSKFNRLHKRAKQRIQDIQKEKDDLEARFSEINETAERASSQQSALQQELDRTRKQANEALKAMDSDRQHLRSENNKLRDTVEDLRRSLQPKESALEAMQLSLAEKEQMLEDMRGLLQAADEKRQAALAELSAKHQKNIESLEAQLNDAFSDRRKATESISSLQVLVAEKESRIAEMEAASTGEAARLRAAVESVKGELSHLKQEHEKERESWQSASQALKAKLEIAESNCIRAEVEVAKIRSQFESELSSQSRILSMKDAELLAAKEEISSLEREFSSYKVRAHALLQKKDADLAAAQDSEQLKALEEALKEAENEVLSITEERDRVLQDLQSSASNHERELAERDTALENVKQHIRSLEIKLDSASAQHLKEKEEWGLSLQNVEETWRIRCEAMKAENEATVAEATQKELEELKQRCKKLKEEHASFHDLADRMIEDKDSEISRLLDENKNLRQSLQSRPALDQNDYYSTALHKLDSTNLSPSAAEQQILILARQQAQREEELAQSQRHILALQDEIEELERENRLHSQQEAVLKAELRDMERAKKREGVDMTYLKNIILKLLETGEVEVLLPVVGMLLQFSPEEMQKCQQTYRNTADVPPTPSPTSDASGSGLSLFSRFPFS, from the exons ATGGCATCAGATGAAGGTGATAATAGTGTTGGAATGACGGAAGTTCATGCGGAAGTTTCAGTTTCGTCTATTCCCGAGGAGGATTTGCGTGATGTGAATCATAAATACAAAGATGGAAGCAATGTAAATCTGATTTTGGAAAATGGCTTCTCTGATGGGAAAGAAGGTCAGGTTGATGATACGCACGATGAGCTTCTACAAATGGCTGTTGACCTTAGATTTCAGAATGAGTTCTTGAAGTCCCAGTTTGAGGGATTTAGCAATGTAAATACTGTACCTAGTGGCTTTAATACAGAGAAAGGAGTCGGTGACAGGGAAGATGGGGAATCCGACATCGTGAAAGAACTCCAGGAAAGGTTAGAATTGTTGAATAAAGAATTTctagaagaaaaacaaacaaGAATTGCGTCCGAAGAGGCTTTGAAGCACCTTCAAGTGGCGTACTCAGAGGCAGAAGCACAAGCCCAAAAACtctctgaaaagcttgtagaaG CTCAAACAAAATTGGAGCAAGAAATAAAAGAACGTGAAGAGAAGTACTCTGAACTTGACTCCAAGTTTAATAGGCTTCACAAACGAGCAAAACAACGTATTCAAGATATTCAAAAG GAAAAAGATGATCTTGAGGCACGATTCTCTGAGATCAATGAAACTGCTGAGCGAGCATCATCCCAACAGTCAGCATTGCAACAAGAGTTAGACCGCACAAGGAAACAAGCAAATGAGGCATTGAAAGCCATGGATAGTGACAGGCAACATTTAAGAAGTGAAAACAACAA ACTTAGAGATACCGTTGAGGATTTACGGCGTTCATTGCAACCTAAAGAGAGTGCTCTCGAGGCAATGCAACTGTCACTTGCAGAAAAGGAACAG ATGTTGGAAGATATGCGAGGGTTGCTTCAGGCTGCTGATGAAAAAAGGCAAGCTGCACTAGCTGAGCTCTCAGCAAAACATCAAAAG AATATAGAAAGTTTAGAGGCTCAACTTAATGATGCATTCTCCGATAGAAGAAAGGCAACTGAATCCATTTCTTCACTGCAG GTTCTAGTTGCAGAGAAAGAATCGAGAATTGCAGAAATGGAGGCAGCATCAACTGGAGAAGCGGCACGACTCAGAGCAGCTGTGGAAAGTGTGAAGGGAGAGCTCTCTCACCTCAAACAAGAGCAT gaaaaagaaagggaaagctGGCAGAGTGCATCTCAAGCACTTAAGGCAAAACTTGAAATTGCCGAGAGCAACTGCATACGTGCCGAAGTTGAAGTTGCCAAAATAAGAA GTCAATTTGAATCGGAGCTATCTTCACAATCCAGGATCCTCAGTATGAAAGATGCCGAATTGTTGGCTGCGAAGGAAGAG ATCAGCAGTCTTGAGAGGGAGTTTTCTTCATACAAAGTTCGTGCACATGCACTTCTTCAAAAGAAGGATGCAGACCTGGCTGCAGCTCAAGACTCTGAACAACTCAAAGCTCTTGAGGAAGCTCTGAAA GAAGCTGAAAATGAAGTCTTATCAATAACAGAAGAAAGGGATAGAGTTCTTCAAGATCTTCAATCTTCTGCCTCTAATCATGAGAGAGAACTTGCAGAAAG AGACACGGCCCTTGAAAATGTCAAGCAACATATAAGGAGCTTAGAAATAAAGCTTGATTCAGCCAGTGCTCAGCACCTAAAAGAGAAAGAGGAATGGGGACTAAGCCTTCAAAATGTAGAAGAAACCTGGAGAA TCAGATGCGAGGCGATGAAGGCTGAAAATGAAGCAACTGTTGCAGAAGCTACGCAGAAGGAACTGGAAGAGCTCAAACAGCGATGTAAAAAACTGAAG GAAGAGCATGCTTCATTTCATGATCTTGCTGATAGAATGATTGAGGACAAAGACAGTGAAATATCCAGACTtttagatgaaaataaaaatcttCGCCAGTCTCTTCAATCAAGGCCAGCA CTTGATCAAAATGATTATTATAGCACAG CCTTGCATAAATTGGATTCAACAAACTTAAGTCCCTCAGCTGCAGAGCAACAAATTCTG ATTTTGGCTAGACAACAAGCCCAAAGAGAGGAAGAGTTGGCACAGTCACAGCGCCATATTTTAGCACTTCAA GATGAAATTGAGGAGCTTGAACGTGAGAATCGTCTCCACAGCCAACAG GAAGCAGTGTTAAAGGCTGAGCTTCGCGACATGGAAAGAGCAAAGAAAAGGGAAGGTGTAGATATGAcgtatttgaaaaatattatctTGAAACTTCTTGAGACAG GTGAAGTGGAGGTATTGCTACCAGTTGTTGGGATGCTGCTTCAGTTTAGTCCAGAAGAG ATGCAGAAGTGTCAACAGACATATCGTAACACAGCAGATGTTCCGCCGACTCCAAGTCCAACAAGTGATGCTTCAGGATCTGGCCTATCTCTTTTCTCAAGGTTCCCATTTTCATAA